The following coding sequences are from one bacterium window:
- a CDS encoding DNA polymerase Y family protein gives MDRLACVDLRELPLQILLDRHPEWKGLPVAVVAQDRPQAKILWVSPEARSAGISAGMRYAQGLSLAPKLRAARVSPRDLQEELRELTVLLGSFSPEVEMAEEPGIFWLRGRGLGRLFGSASAWARQIQGALAAKGRKASVVVGFSRFRTYGIARNTDGILVLKTPQEEDALFRAVPLERLSIGPDLRDTLERLGVRSVGDFLRLPRQGIRLRFGQEASDLYEAASGGRYESLMPSIHEEPVGCVVFLEEPLSDALPLLFLVRRHLHSLLLSLARRGDALRELEIRWVMGMGQERTDRIRPAQPNLQESLILDLVRIKLEALPLPCPVEEICLRLHGTPAEPQQLRFFLEISRRDLSAGDRALARLRTELGDEAVVQPRLLEGHLPEACFTWEPLDHLRPPRPRPKAGRGNIIRRIYIKPLCLGMRPRHEPDGWLVKDLRCGPVVRLWGPYVISGGWWRKEVHRSYYFLETLRGDIFWVYYDTPRKKWFLQGRVE, from the coding sequence ATGGACCGCCTGGCTTGTGTTGATCTACGGGAGCTCCCCCTGCAGATCCTTCTGGATCGCCATCCGGAATGGAAGGGCCTTCCAGTAGCGGTAGTAGCCCAGGACCGTCCGCAGGCAAAGATACTTTGGGTGAGTCCCGAAGCCCGGTCAGCCGGTATTTCCGCAGGAATGCGTTATGCACAGGGATTGAGCCTCGCACCCAAGCTGCGGGCAGCCAGGGTGTCCCCCAGAGATCTTCAAGAGGAGCTGAGGGAGCTCACGGTGCTGCTTGGCAGCTTCTCTCCAGAGGTGGAGATGGCAGAGGAGCCGGGGATCTTCTGGCTGAGGGGCAGAGGTCTAGGACGTCTCTTCGGGTCGGCCTCGGCCTGGGCCAGGCAGATTCAAGGCGCCCTTGCAGCCAAGGGCAGAAAAGCTTCGGTGGTAGTGGGATTCTCTCGCTTTCGAACCTATGGGATAGCAAGGAATACCGATGGGATCCTGGTTCTGAAAACCCCTCAAGAGGAAGACGCACTTTTTAGGGCAGTGCCTCTGGAAAGGCTATCCATAGGGCCTGATCTGAGGGACACCCTGGAGCGATTGGGAGTTCGAAGCGTAGGGGATTTCTTAAGGCTTCCCAGACAAGGGATAAGACTTCGCTTTGGCCAAGAAGCCTCTGACTTATACGAAGCAGCCTCAGGGGGCAGGTACGAGTCCCTGATGCCCAGCATTCATGAGGAGCCGGTAGGCTGTGTGGTGTTTCTGGAAGAGCCACTGTCTGATGCATTGCCTCTTCTGTTTTTAGTGCGGCGCCATCTCCATTCTTTACTTCTCAGCCTGGCCCGCAGGGGAGATGCCTTGAGGGAACTCGAGATCAGATGGGTCATGGGCATGGGCCAGGAGCGCACGGATCGAATTCGGCCAGCCCAACCCAACTTGCAGGAGTCCCTCATCCTAGATCTCGTGCGCATAAAGCTGGAGGCCTTGCCATTGCCATGCCCCGTAGAGGAGATATGCCTCAGGCTTCATGGAACTCCGGCAGAGCCCCAGCAGCTGAGGTTTTTTCTGGAAATCTCCCGAAGGGATCTCTCTGCCGGAGACCGGGCCTTGGCGAGACTCAGAACCGAGCTTGGGGATGAGGCGGTGGTACAGCCACGCCTGCTAGAAGGGCACTTACCGGAGGCCTGCTTTACTTGGGAACCCTTGGATCATCTGCGCCCTCCCAGGCCCAGGCCCAAGGCAGGCCGTGGAAACATCATACGCAGGATTTACATCAAGCCTTTGTGCCTTGGAATGCGGCCTCGCCACGAGCCGGACGGATGGCTTGTGAAGGATCTGCGCTGCGGGCCAGTGGTTCGCCTCTGGGGACCTTACGTGATATCAGGAGGCTGGTGGAGGAAAGAAGTGCACCGCTCCTACTATTTCCTGGAGACTTTGCGGGGAGATATCTTCTGGGTTTATTACGACACACCCAGGAAGAAATGGTTTCTACAGGGGCGGGTAGAGTGA
- a CDS encoding recombinase A — MKKVERAGLKLNMGKYLVKLVPSRIPSGPSRQMELTRRDLSGKLVEISGYGPTALLTVAGRLVLEAQMEGETVAWITARDSSFYPPDMEEAGVDLGALAVVRCPEVRAAARAVDRLARSGAFGLIILDLGTVADLPLPLQTRLAGLARAHDIALVFLTEKPEETPSVSSLVSIRLRAERSCLDEGLFSCKLYAIKDKARGPGWSKEFACHGPPGLC, encoded by the coding sequence GTGAAAAAAGTGGAAAGAGCCGGGCTTAAGCTCAACATGGGAAAGTATCTGGTGAAGCTTGTTCCTTCAAGGATCCCTTCAGGGCCTTCAAGGCAGATGGAGCTTACCCGGAGGGATCTTTCGGGAAAGCTGGTGGAGATCTCAGGATATGGCCCTACAGCCTTGCTTACCGTGGCTGGCAGGTTGGTACTGGAAGCCCAAATGGAAGGGGAGACAGTGGCCTGGATTACTGCCAGGGATAGTAGTTTCTATCCCCCTGACATGGAAGAGGCAGGAGTGGATCTGGGTGCCTTGGCCGTAGTGCGCTGCCCTGAGGTGCGTGCTGCGGCAAGGGCAGTGGATCGGCTGGCTCGTTCAGGGGCCTTTGGACTTATAATTTTGGATCTGGGAACTGTGGCTGATCTGCCTCTTCCTCTCCAGACAAGACTGGCTGGCCTGGCCCGTGCCCATGACATCGCATTGGTGTTCCTGACCGAAAAGCCAGAAGAAACCCCTTCTGTGAGCTCTCTGGTCTCTATCAGGTTGAGGGCCGAGCGCTCCTGTCTGGATGAAGGGCTCTTCTCGTGTAAGCTCTACGCTATCAAAGACAAGGCGAGGGGACCAGGCTGGAGCAAGGAGTTTGCATGCCATGGACCGCCTGGCTTGTGTTGA
- the lexA gene encoding transcriptional repressor LexA — MPYSPEGKTRERVLRFVRERILAGSPPTVREVQEAMGFKAVETARRHLENLVAEGKLLREPGKSRGYRLFQGAREVVLVPLLGRVQAGPLTTALEEPDEYVAVATDRDRGNLFALRVKGESMLGAGILPGDIAIVRRQTVAQDGDIVVALVEDEATLKRFRIKAGHIELHAENQNFPVMRFKPWEVRILGKVIQIRRDLEYPYRPKEGGD, encoded by the coding sequence ATGCCTTACAGCCCAGAGGGAAAGACCAGAGAGAGGGTGCTTCGTTTTGTGAGGGAGCGGATCCTGGCTGGAAGCCCTCCCACTGTTCGGGAGGTGCAGGAGGCCATGGGTTTCAAAGCCGTTGAAACGGCTCGTCGTCACCTGGAAAATCTGGTGGCCGAGGGAAAACTGCTTAGGGAACCAGGCAAGTCTCGCGGCTATAGACTTTTCCAAGGGGCCCGTGAGGTGGTCCTGGTGCCTTTGCTGGGCCGTGTCCAAGCAGGGCCCCTTACCACAGCCCTGGAGGAGCCCGATGAATATGTGGCTGTGGCCACGGATAGGGACAGGGGAAATCTCTTTGCCTTGAGGGTCAAGGGAGAGAGCATGCTCGGGGCAGGCATTCTGCCAGGCGATATAGCCATAGTACGCAGACAAACTGTGGCTCAAGACGGAGATATTGTAGTTGCCTTGGTGGAGGATGAGGCCACCTTGAAACGGTTTCGGATAAAGGCTGGGCATATAGAGCTCCATGCAGAGAACCAGAATTTCCCTGTCATGCGCTTCAAGCCATGGGAGGTGAGAATCCTGGGCAAGGTTATCCAGATCAGAAGGGATCTGGAATACCCCTACAGGCCTAAGGAAGGCGGGGATTAG
- a CDS encoding MBL fold metallo-hydrolase encodes MVKLIVLGSGDAFGSGGRKFSGFVLTDGKRHLLLDCGPSSLPALKAAGLDPAQVEAILISHCHGDHFGGLPSFFIEYQFVSQRASPLLLVGPEGIEQRCSQLLQATYPDVLEIHSWRFQVKYVGLPPGGILKEGSLDVEAFKMEHGIIPSRGYRVSWGGVVVGYTGDTRWNQQIISLAERCDLLLCECFFFEQDHHSHVRYKDILEHKGQLRARRIMLFHPGPEMIQRMAEVEMEMAEDGMVLEI; translated from the coding sequence ATGGTTAAATTGATTGTTCTGGGAAGTGGGGATGCTTTTGGGTCAGGAGGAAGAAAGTTCTCAGGTTTTGTTCTCACCGATGGGAAGCGCCACCTGCTCTTGGACTGCGGGCCTTCGAGCCTGCCGGCCTTGAAGGCCGCAGGGCTGGACCCGGCTCAGGTGGAGGCCATACTCATAAGCCACTGCCACGGGGATCACTTCGGGGGATTGCCATCCTTTTTCATCGAATATCAATTTGTCTCCCAGAGGGCCTCACCTCTTTTGCTTGTGGGGCCAGAGGGAATAGAGCAGAGGTGCAGCCAACTGTTGCAGGCCACATACCCGGATGTGCTTGAGATCCACTCCTGGAGATTCCAGGTGAAGTACGTGGGCTTGCCTCCTGGAGGGATCCTAAAGGAGGGCTCTTTGGATGTAGAGGCCTTTAAGATGGAACATGGAATTATACCCTCCAGGGGGTACAGGGTGAGCTGGGGAGGGGTCGTGGTGGGTTATACGGGCGACACCAGATGGAATCAACAGATCATCAGCTTGGCTGAAAGGTGTGATCTATTGCTTTGTGAGTGTTTTTTCTTCGAGCAGGACCACCACTCCCACGTGCGATATAAAGATATACTGGAGCACAAAGGGCAGTTGAGGGCCCGAAGAATAATGCTTTTCCATCCAGGGCCAGAGATGATCCAGCGCATGGCAGAGGTGGAGATGGAGATGGCTGAGGATGGAATGGTCTTGGAGATATGA
- a CDS encoding protein-L-isoaspartate(D-aspartate) O-methyltransferase, whose amino-acid sequence MDRDLAMGQERARMVREQIEARGIRDSRVLEAMASVPRHRFVPETEVHRAYEDSPLPIGHGQTISQPFIVAYMCEALELKGHEKVLEIGTGSGYHAAALSLLAKEVYTIEIVEALADEARQRLKRLGYGNVKVIFGDGYKGLPEEAPFDAIVVTAAPPEIPQELLRQLKTGGRMVVPVGRGEQELLRITRTEQGAKVERLLPVRFVPMVPGKSDH is encoded by the coding sequence ATGGATAGAGACTTGGCCATGGGCCAGGAAAGGGCCAGGATGGTAAGGGAGCAGATTGAGGCCCGGGGCATAAGGGATTCAAGGGTGCTGGAGGCCATGGCTTCTGTCCCGCGGCACAGGTTTGTGCCAGAGACCGAGGTTCACAGGGCCTATGAGGATTCACCTCTTCCCATAGGCCACGGTCAGACCATATCCCAGCCTTTCATTGTGGCTTACATGTGCGAGGCCCTGGAGCTGAAGGGGCATGAAAAAGTGTTGGAAATAGGAACAGGCTCAGGTTATCACGCGGCTGCGCTATCCTTGCTGGCCAAAGAGGTCTATACCATAGAAATAGTTGAAGCCCTTGCAGATGAGGCCAGACAGCGATTGAAGAGGCTCGGGTATGGAAACGTGAAGGTGATCTTTGGGGATGGTTACAAGGGTCTGCCAGAGGAGGCCCCCTTTGACGCCATCGTTGTTACCGCAGCTCCCCCGGAGATTCCACAGGAACTGCTCAGGCAGCTCAAGACAGGAGGCCGCATGGTGGTTCCGGTGGGAAGAGGAGAGCAGGAGCTTCTCAGGATCACCCGCACCGAGCAGGGGGCCAAGGTGGAAAGGCTGCTGCCAGTGAGGTTCGTACCCATGGTGCCGGGAAAGAGTGATCATTGA
- a CDS encoding 4Fe-4S binding protein has protein sequence MDEQAYKQLCEAMAQRGGAYPGMDIPEFYALAREMFTQEEARVCAAMPRRPSTASQIAECVGMQEQKVAQLLEAMADKGLCTTVTGAQGEMLYAAIPFVPGIFEFQFMRGTATPRDQRLARLIRDYKKAVDSRRGGAQRINFPLNRVIPVERTIQAGARLHTYEQVSAYIEKYEPISVSTCFCRHEARLIEGSDCGKPNQVCMQFGGGARYVIERKMGKEISKEEAKAVLKKAEEAGLVHASMNTQEIDFICNCCPCHCMILKTALAQPSPGMALHSGFQPRFDPDRCVGCATCVERCPAQALTMVEELPRLSESRCFGCGVCASGCVSEAIQLVERPQVQPPPLDRKALKQALSTSG, from the coding sequence ATGGATGAGCAAGCATATAAGCAGCTTTGTGAAGCAATGGCCCAAAGGGGTGGAGCCTATCCGGGCATGGATATTCCAGAGTTCTATGCATTGGCAAGGGAGATGTTCACCCAGGAAGAAGCCAGGGTATGTGCAGCCATGCCCAGGAGACCCTCCACTGCAAGCCAGATAGCTGAGTGCGTGGGAATGCAGGAGCAAAAGGTGGCCCAGCTGCTGGAGGCCATGGCTGACAAGGGGCTGTGCACCACAGTGACTGGAGCCCAAGGGGAAATGCTTTATGCGGCAATACCCTTTGTGCCTGGCATCTTTGAGTTCCAATTCATGAGGGGTACGGCCACACCCAGGGATCAACGTCTGGCCAGGCTCATTCGAGATTACAAGAAGGCGGTGGATTCCAGAAGAGGGGGTGCCCAGCGTATCAACTTCCCCCTCAACAGGGTGATCCCCGTAGAGCGAACCATTCAGGCCGGGGCCAGGCTGCACACCTATGAGCAGGTCTCGGCTTACATAGAGAAATATGAGCCCATTTCGGTTTCCACCTGTTTTTGCCGTCATGAGGCAAGGCTCATCGAGGGGTCAGATTGCGGTAAACCCAACCAGGTTTGTATGCAGTTCGGAGGGGGTGCCAGGTACGTCATAGAAAGAAAGATGGGCAAGGAGATCTCCAAAGAGGAGGCCAAAGCTGTGCTTAAGAAGGCTGAAGAGGCAGGCCTGGTTCATGCCAGCATGAACACTCAGGAGATAGACTTCATTTGCAATTGCTGCCCTTGCCATTGTATGATCCTCAAGACAGCCCTGGCCCAACCCAGCCCGGGCATGGCGCTGCACTCAGGTTTTCAGCCTAGATTTGATCCTGACAGGTGTGTGGGGTGTGCCACGTGCGTGGAGAGGTGTCCGGCACAGGCCCTGACAATGGTGGAAGAGCTGCCAAGGCTCAGCGAGAGCAGGTGTTTCGGATGTGGCGTTTGTGCCAGCGGTTGTGTTTCTGAGGCCATTCAACTAGTGGAAAGGCCCCAGGTGCAGCCGCCTCCTTTGGACAGAAAGGCGCTCAAACAGGCTCTTTCCACCTCAGGGTGA
- a CDS encoding NADH:flavin oxidoreductase: protein MSILFEQMRIRQLTLKNRFVRSATWEGMADDDGRVTPQLMELMAELAAGGVGLIITGHAYVSKEGQAGPRQLGIYSQELVKGLAQMTTAVHEKGGSIVVQLAHAGIQAAYKLTGIEPIGPSGPTTQDSPGREMSPEEIEGVVEAFGKAAARAVEAGFDGVQIHAAHGYLLSQFLSPYFNRRKDDYGGSLENRARALLQVVSRVRGAIGPQKPLLVKMNSQDFLKDGLALEDSARVAQLLAEAGVDAIEVSGGMRLAGPQFMPSRLGIKEQRQEAYFREAARLFKEKTGIPVMLVGGIRSFQVAETLVEQAGVDYISMSRPFIREPWLINRWKAGDLRRAFCLSDNQCFAPAQAGEGIYCVTARREAQGD, encoded by the coding sequence TTGTCCATATTGTTTGAGCAGATGAGAATCAGGCAGCTCACCCTGAAGAACCGTTTTGTCAGATCGGCAACCTGGGAGGGAATGGCCGATGATGATGGAAGGGTTACCCCTCAGCTGATGGAGTTGATGGCTGAGCTGGCCGCAGGGGGAGTGGGACTAATAATCACGGGCCATGCATACGTAAGCAAAGAAGGCCAGGCGGGCCCGAGGCAGTTGGGCATTTACAGTCAGGAGCTTGTAAAGGGCCTGGCCCAGATGACCACTGCCGTGCATGAAAAAGGGGGCAGTATAGTTGTTCAGCTGGCACACGCTGGCATACAGGCTGCGTACAAGTTAACCGGCATAGAGCCTATCGGTCCTTCGGGCCCCACCACACAGGACTCTCCGGGAAGAGAGATGAGCCCTGAGGAAATAGAAGGAGTGGTGGAGGCCTTTGGCAAGGCTGCAGCCAGAGCTGTGGAGGCCGGTTTTGACGGGGTACAGATCCATGCTGCCCACGGTTATCTCTTGAGTCAGTTTCTCTCCCCTTACTTTAACCGCAGGAAAGACGATTACGGTGGATCCCTGGAAAATAGAGCCAGGGCCCTGCTTCAGGTGGTATCCAGGGTAAGAGGGGCCATCGGTCCCCAAAAGCCCTTGTTGGTCAAGATGAACTCCCAGGACTTTCTGAAAGATGGACTCGCTCTTGAGGACTCGGCAAGGGTGGCTCAACTACTTGCCGAAGCGGGCGTGGATGCCATTGAGGTAAGCGGGGGAATGAGACTGGCTGGCCCTCAATTCATGCCATCCAGATTGGGCATAAAGGAGCAGAGGCAGGAGGCCTATTTCAGGGAGGCAGCTAGGCTCTTCAAGGAAAAGACCGGGATCCCTGTGATGCTTGTTGGTGGCATAAGATCATTTCAGGTGGCCGAAACCTTGGTGGAACAGGCAGGGGTGGACTACATCTCCATGAGCAGACCCTTCATCAGGGAGCCATGGCTCATAAACAGATGGAAAGCAGGTGATCTGAGGAGGGCCTTTTGCCTCTCTGACAACCAGTGCTTCGCTCCTGCCCAGGCTGGTGAGGGCATTTATTGTGTGACGGCCCGCAGGGAAGCCCAGGGGGACTGA
- a CDS encoding Sir2 family NAD-dependent protein deacetylase — translation MEEYLRLAKWLLESRNTVGFTGAGVSTESGIPDFRSPGGLWQRYDPQDFTFQNFLSNVSSRQRYWEMSTEAFSIISRAKPNAAHMALVELEQLGLLDSIITQNIDGLHQLAGSSPSRVIELHGTCRTVSCLSCRKRWPREDIHAMVLGGLKVPLCDSCGGLLKPDTISFGQAMPEKETAEAFRRSQEAELFLVLGSSLLVQPAASMPVVAKEGGARLVIVNRDPTALDSMADLLIRGSCGAVMQEVLKKLKESLGGLEPKA, via the coding sequence GTGGAAGAATACCTGCGACTGGCCAAGTGGCTACTTGAGTCCAGAAACACCGTGGGTTTCACAGGGGCAGGGGTTAGCACCGAGAGTGGAATTCCGGACTTCAGGAGCCCTGGTGGGCTCTGGCAAAGGTACGACCCGCAGGATTTCACCTTCCAGAATTTCCTATCCAATGTCTCTTCCAGGCAGAGATATTGGGAGATGAGCACCGAGGCCTTTAGCATCATAAGCCGGGCAAAGCCCAACGCAGCCCACATGGCTCTGGTGGAACTGGAGCAGCTGGGACTGCTGGATTCAATCATAACTCAGAACATAGACGGCCTGCATCAGCTGGCTGGGAGCTCTCCCTCCAGGGTCATAGAACTTCATGGCACTTGCAGAACCGTATCTTGCCTTTCCTGCAGGAAACGTTGGCCCAGGGAGGATATCCATGCCATGGTCCTGGGCGGGCTGAAGGTGCCCCTTTGTGATTCCTGCGGGGGGTTGCTGAAACCCGATACCATTTCTTTTGGACAGGCCATGCCTGAAAAGGAGACCGCCGAGGCCTTCAGGCGCTCGCAGGAGGCCGAACTCTTTTTGGTGCTGGGTTCTTCTCTTCTGGTGCAGCCTGCAGCATCCATGCCTGTGGTGGCCAAGGAGGGAGGGGCCAGGTTGGTCATAGTGAATAGAGACCCCACTGCCCTTGATTCCATGGCAGACCTGCTGATTAGAGGTTCCTGCGGGGCCGTGATGCAGGAGGTGTTGAAAAAGCTCAAAGAAAGCCTAGGCGGCCTCGAGCCAAAGGCTTGA
- a CDS encoding 16S rRNA (uracil(1498)-N(3))-methyltransferase — MSRPRVLLKEAVLEGQQYLLKGSEARRLLKVLRLGPGDRVNVFDNLGMEGEASIAEVLPDGSITLQVMRTRTLNTESSLEILLVQGVPRPAKMDWVLQKCTELGIKGIGLLLCKRSFFPREDMISQKRWSRWQKILEEAARQSGRSSVPELMGPWNLKKFLEYQEQDQALRLVFWEGETRSHLREVLARVERRPSRAWVVVGPEGGLEKKEIEGLGEAGFVPVGLGPRILRTETAALAAVTILQYVLGDMGE; from the coding sequence ATGAGCAGGCCGAGGGTTCTACTTAAGGAAGCGGTGTTGGAGGGTCAACAGTACCTTCTCAAGGGCAGTGAGGCCAGAAGACTTCTTAAGGTCTTGAGGCTTGGGCCAGGGGACCGGGTAAATGTTTTCGACAATCTTGGAATGGAAGGGGAGGCTAGCATTGCGGAGGTTTTGCCAGACGGGAGCATCACTCTTCAGGTGATGAGGACGAGGACCTTGAATACCGAATCTAGCCTGGAGATATTGCTCGTCCAGGGGGTGCCAAGGCCGGCCAAGATGGACTGGGTTCTACAGAAGTGTACTGAGCTGGGCATCAAGGGTATTGGCTTACTGCTTTGTAAGAGATCCTTTTTCCCCAGAGAAGATATGATAAGCCAGAAAAGGTGGAGCAGATGGCAAAAGATCTTGGAGGAGGCAGCCAGGCAAAGCGGCCGCAGCAGTGTGCCGGAGCTTATGGGACCATGGAACCTAAAGAAATTCCTAGAATATCAAGAGCAGGATCAAGCCCTGAGACTGGTTTTTTGGGAGGGGGAAACAAGGAGCCATCTCAGGGAGGTCCTGGCCAGAGTTGAAAGAAGACCATCTAGGGCATGGGTGGTTGTGGGGCCAGAAGGAGGGCTTGAAAAAAAAGAGATAGAGGGGCTTGGGGAGGCTGGGTTTGTTCCAGTGGGCCTGGGGCCCAGAATCCTTCGCACAGAGACGGCAGCCTTGGCGGCCGTGACCATCCTTCAATATGTCTTGGGAGACATGGGGGAATAA
- a CDS encoding 50S ribosomal protein L11 methyltransferase, protein MRISLKPWALDAVISFLDENGLKGSELKEGPGACMLLAYCKDERTSESLRCQLMQYAVALEEIHGDTPIFSIELEQLQDPGWAQAWKVHFKPCRISQRLAVCPPWESYEGPEGVWVIQVEPGQAFGTGLHETTRLCLEFLDELLSGSQVPASAVDLGTGTGILAMAMAKLGVKRVVALDRDPLAVDAARENLRLNQLLDRVDLIQGDLDSMRGSLFPLLVANLTGKTLRENARQVSSLVELGGSSILSGILCQEWESVCESFKRFGMVLKDRRTKGDWIALVMAREK, encoded by the coding sequence TTGAGGATTTCCCTGAAACCATGGGCCCTGGATGCTGTGATTTCCTTCTTGGATGAAAACGGCTTAAAGGGCTCGGAGCTAAAAGAGGGTCCTGGAGCTTGTATGCTCTTGGCCTATTGCAAAGATGAAAGGACCTCTGAGAGCTTGCGCTGCCAATTGATGCAGTATGCCGTAGCATTGGAAGAGATCCACGGAGACACACCCATCTTTTCCATAGAGTTGGAACAACTCCAGGACCCTGGATGGGCGCAGGCTTGGAAGGTGCATTTCAAGCCTTGCAGGATCAGCCAGAGGTTGGCTGTATGTCCTCCTTGGGAGTCCTATGAAGGGCCAGAAGGAGTGTGGGTGATTCAAGTGGAACCAGGCCAAGCCTTTGGTACAGGTCTCCATGAGACCACCCGACTCTGTCTGGAGTTCCTAGATGAGCTACTTTCAGGCAGTCAAGTACCGGCTTCGGCTGTGGATTTGGGCACAGGTACTGGAATCTTGGCCATGGCCATGGCAAAACTTGGTGTGAAGAGGGTGGTGGCTTTGGACAGGGATCCTCTTGCTGTGGATGCGGCCAGGGAAAACCTGAGACTGAACCAGCTCCTCGACAGGGTGGATTTGATACAGGGGGATTTGGATTCCATGAGAGGCAGTTTGTTCCCCTTGCTGGTGGCCAATCTCACGGGAAAGACCCTCAGGGAAAATGCAAGGCAGGTATCCTCCTTGGTGGAATTGGGGGGAAGCTCAATTCTGTCTGGAATTCTCTGCCAAGAGTGGGAGAGCGTCTGTGAAAGCTTCAAGAGATTTGGGATGGTCTTAAAGGATCGCCGAACAAAGGGCGATTGGATAGCCCTGGTCATGGCAAGGGAAAAATGA